In Penicillium oxalicum strain HP7-1 chromosome I, whole genome shotgun sequence, a single window of DNA contains:
- a CDS encoding putative 4-hydroxyphenylpyruvate dioxygenase 2, with the protein MGDAGVSPNRAVIHSINPNYIGFDYIGWYVGNARQTVAYFVNHYGFSVLAYRGPETGSFATTAYVVGNGAARFVFTAPLSSPDSSWDTRASESEREFCTEVHNHITKHGDGVKDIAFQVDDVRSVWEHAVANGAQSVRDPEILKSDEGEVVVAAISTYGDTIHTLINRSAYTGPFLPGFKTIERTESLLQQQLPKVDVIEIDHCVGNQPWNGLESIVQYYEKALNFHRFWSVDDKEMCSEYSAMRSVVIASPNEVIKMPMNEPATGKKKSQIEEFCDYYNGAGCQHIAFRTNNIIEVVDSLGKRGVDFLSVPDTYYADVRKRLERMGTQVAEDIDTLQRYNILIDFDEGGYLLQIFTKHVGDRPTVFLEIIQRENFDGFGAGNFKSLFEAFEREQALRGNL; encoded by the exons ATGGGAGATGCCGGCGTTTCACCCAACCGTGCTGTCATCCACAGCATCAACCCCAACTATATTGGATTCGACTACATTGGTTGGTACGTGGGAAATGCACGGCAGACGGTGGCCTACTTTGTCAACCACTATGGCTTCTCGGTGCTAGCGTACCGAGGGCCTGAAACTGGCTCCTTTGCAACGACAGCCTACGTTGTCGGTAACGGCGCCGCACGATTTGTGTTCACGGCACCGCTCAGCTCCCCCGATAGCTCTTGGGATACAAGAGCCAGCGAGAGTGAGCGAGAGTTCTGCACAGAAGTGCACAACCACATCACCAAGCACGGTGATGGGGTCAAGGACATCGCTTTCCAAGTGGACGACGTGCGCAGCGTGTGGGAACATGCGGTTGCAAACGGGGCGCAATCCGTCCGTGACCCAGAAATACTCAAAAGCGATGAGGGCGAGGTGGTTGTAGCCGCCATCTCCACATACGGCGACACCATTCACACGTTGATCAACCGATCCGCATACACGGGGCCTTTCTTGCCTGGGTTCAAGACCATCGAGCGAACCGAGAGTCTCCTCCAGCAACAATTGCCCAAGGTGGACGTGATCGAGATCGACCACTGCGTCGGCAACCAGCCATGGAATGGGCTGGAAAGCATTGTGCAATACTACGAGAAGGCTTTGAACTTTCACCGGTTTTGGTCTGTTGATGACAAGGAAATGTGTTCGGAATATTCGGCTATGCGGTCGGTGGTGATTGCTTCGCCCAACGAGGTGATCAAGATGCCGATGAACGAGCCCGCgacaggaaagaagaagtcgCAAATTGAGGA atttTGCGACTACTACAACGGCGCCGGCTGCCAGCACATCGCATTCCGAACCAACAACATCATCGAAGTGGTCGATAGTTTGGGAAAGCGTGGTGTTGACTTCCTCTCCGTGCCAGACACATATTACGCAGATGTGCGAAAACGGCTGGAGCGAATGGGCACCCAGGTTGCTGAAGACATCGACACTTTGCAGCGGTATAATATCCTCATCGACTTCGATGAGGGTGGATATTTGCTTCAAATCTTTACCAAGCACGTCGGAGACCGGCCCACCGTGTTCCTGGAGATCATCCAGCGCGAGAATTTTGATGGGTTTGGTGCGGGTAACTTCAAGAGCCTGTTTG
- a CDS encoding putative 21.2 kDa protein translates to MGSISPYNLDPAQYTFPSPLKGWENHEPLSESKSQDGHSYDSPEKTVLSDAYEHFVTPVSNGGRHDSQLPGFDVHVYFKPNDESQVGYAKELWTRIRLEFPELRVYPLHTTPQGPHAPGMFEVALFTPHQFGAFVSWLVVHRGPLSALVHPNTDDELRDHLHMTMWLGPEVPLDMGRFRLRPVCETMDKRAGTVTKIIDTGIDGKTVKEVRRIE, encoded by the exons ATGGGCAGCATCTCTCCCTACAACCTTGATCCCGCGCAGTACACGTTCCCCTCTCCTTTGAAGGGCTGGGAAAACCACGAGCCTCTGTCTGA ATCCAAATCACAAGACGGACATAGTTACGACAGTCCTGAAAAGACTGTCCTCAGCGATGCCTATGAGCACTTTGTAACGCCGGTCTCGAATGGTGGCCGTCATGATTCTCAGCTACCTGGATTCGATGTCCATGTTTATTTCAAACCT AACGATGAGTCCCAAGTGGGCTACGCAAAGGAGTTATGGACTCGCATTCGACTCGAAT TTCCGGAATTAAGAGTATATCCTCTGCACACAACTCCGCAGGGCCCCCATGCACCGGGCATGTTCGAAGTGGCACTCTTTACGCCGCACCAGTTTGGAGCTTTTGTGAGCTGGTTGGTTGTGCATCGTGGACCGCTCAGCGCACTTGTGCACCCTAACACGGACGATGAGCTCCGTGATCACTTACATATGACCATGTGGCTGGGACCTGAAGTTCCGTTGGACATGGGACGGTTTAGATTGAGGCCGGTGTGTGAGACGATGGATAAGCGTGCTGGAACTGTGACCAAGATTATTGATACGGGGATCGATGGGAAAACCGTGAAAGAGGTTCGACGCATCGAGTAG
- a CDS encoding Aminotransferase swnA, with protein sequence MGHQDSLGGSDLPVKNARDWSGKPSLTVAPQSSVMQAMHGILAQPGIRSLGPGAPSTEYFPFYSIDFEVGSTDAFETVDKKIPDTTTSIHAGKHDSIAGTSIYDLAIGLQYGLGTGSKQLVKFLTEHVQLVHNPPYRNWQTILSAGNTSAFEIILRMLGQTGEYLLVEQHTYTTVFETGLPLGFKFAQVLMDKDGLLPDDLDLVLSTWDESDRGGKKPRLLYTIPTGQNPTGITQPLSRRREIYRIAQKHELFIIEDDPYYFIQLPVYRPGESATATTASVTSVEKYIETLIPSYLRLDTDGRVLRMDSFSKIVAPGARMGWVTASEQVIERMIRAHEVSVQNPSGFSQIAIFKLLHDSWGHLGFVRWLAHLRGEYTKRRNSLLEACDVFLPREIVRWVPPTGGFFAWITIDWMQHPQASSQTKLQIEKEIYDAAIERGALVVPGSWFLPDEGRGGMEGVFFRMTYAAASVGDMREAVQRLGTALRVVFKLDNAGEVVESRL encoded by the exons ATGGGACACCAAGATAGTCTCGGAGGCAGTGACTTGCCGGTCAAGAATGCACGCGACTGGTCTGGCAA ACCCTCGCTGACAGTAGCCCCCCAGTCATCAGTGATGCAAGCAATGCATGGAATTTTGGCCCAACCAG GCATACGGTCCCTGGGCCCTGGTGCGCCGTCCACGGAGTACTTTCCTTTCTACAGTATCGACTTTGAGGTCGGCTCGACAGACGCATTCGAAACCGTGGATAAGAAGATCCCCGACACGACCACTTCCATCCACGCCGGCAAGCACGACAGTATTGCCGGAACCAGCATCTATGACCTGGCCATCGGACTGCAATATGGACTAGGCACGGGTTCGAAGCAGCTGGTCAAGTTTTTGACGGAACATGTCCAG CTCGTTCACAACCCACCATATCGCAATTGGCAAACAATACTCAGTGCTGGCAATACTTCCGCCTTTGAAATCATTCTTCGTATGCTCGGTCAGACTGGAGAGTACCTGCTGGTTGAGCAACATACCTACACAACGGTTTTTGAGACTGGTCTCCCGCTGGGCTTCAAATTTGCCCAAGTGCTCATGGATAAAGACGGTCTTCTTCCAGATGACCTGGATCTTGTTCTCTCAACTTGGGACGAGTCCGACCGCGGCGGTAAGAAACCGCGTCTGCTGTACACCATACCGACTGGCCAAAATCCCACAGGCATCACGCAGCCTTTGTCTCGTCGACGGGAGATTTATCGTATTGCCCAGAAACACGAGCTGTTCATCATTGAAGATGACCCCTACTACTTCATCCAGCTACCGGTGTACCGACCCGGGGAGAGTGCCACAGCGACCACCGCCTCCGTCACATCAGTAGAGAAGTACATCGAGACTCTGATCCCCAGCTACCTCCGCCTTGACACCGACGGGCGCGTCCTGCGTATGGACTCTTTCTCCAAGATCGTCGCACCAGGCGCCCGCATGGGCTGGGTAACAGCCTCGGAGCAAGTCATCGAGCGTATGATTCGCGCACACGAGGTTTCCGTACAAAATCCAAGCGGATTCTCGCAGATTGCCATATTCAAGCTGCTACACGATAGTTGGGGTCATCTGGGATTCGTCAGATGGCTGGCGCATTTGCGAGGAGAGTATACAAAGCGGCGAAACAGTCTTCTCGAGGCCTGTGATGTTTTCCTCCCACGTGAAATTGTTCGCTGGGTACCCCCCACCGGCGGGTTCTTC GCTTGGATCACTATCGACTGGATGCAACATCCCCAAGCAAGCAGTCAAACCAAGTTGCAGATTGAGAAGGAAATCTACGATGCGGCCATCGAGCGCGGGGCACTGGTTGTGCCAGGAAGCTGGTTCTTGCCGGATGAGGGCAGAGGAGGAATGGAAGGGGTATTTTTCCGTATGACCTATGCGGCAGCCTCTGTAGGAGACATGAGGGAAGCGGTTCAGCGACTGGGAACAGCGCTGCGTGTGGTTTTCAAGCTAGACAATGCGGGCGAAGTTGTAGAGTCACGATTGTGA